Genomic window (Croceicoccus sp. Ery15):
AGCGAGACCAGAAATCGGAATAGCCGGGTGCAATAGTAGCTCTTGAAGTTTTGGGCCTCAAACTCGGATTCAAATGGGCCAGCCACCAAATACGTCTGCGTGCACACAGAGTTGGGAACAGCCACGATAGGCGGGCCAAGCACCATTGCGGGAATTGCTCCGCGTTCGCCGTATGCTTCCGGAAGCAATACTTTCCAACCAGCTATTAGTTGGCGGTTCTTCCTGATGAGGTCGTCATCTACCCAGCCTTGAGTTCGCCGCCCTTTCACTGTCAGGTAAATCGACAGTGCGCCGCCTGTCTCGGACATTGAATAGTCTGCAAAATTCGTCGCAAGCCCGAATGGGGTGTCGCCGCTCACAATCGTTTCAAGGGTGCTCTCATCTTTGGATAGCACCTTATTCAAGATTGCCAGTGCTCGCGTATCGCGGACAAAAATATCGTGTTCGTCTAACTTACGTTCGACGGTGGGAAGTTGCTCGTCCCCTTGAAACAATGTGTAACGACAGGGGCCGGAATTTTCTCGATTCCAAAGAAAATAGCCAACACCACCCTCAAAATCGACACCGGGGAAGGCCGTGCTCATCTTCGTATAATCAACTAGTTCGCGAACATGGCCATCAGTGAACATACGCTGCCTAAAGGCACCCATATCCCTACCACCAGCAAGCCAGCGGGATGGAATAACCATGACAAGAAATCGAGGTTCCAAGTCCATCGCCTGCTCGGCGAACAGTTGATAGATCGACGAGTCATTCGATCCGCCCCCGCCACCCTTCAATTGATATGGTGGATTTCCAATGATTACATCGAACTGCATATCGGCTCCGAACAACTCGCCGAGGCGAGCCTTGATGTCGTTGGTATGGATGAAGGCATAGGCGTGGTTCTCTAACTCCGGCCCTCGGTCAAAGATCGCACGGGGGGCACCACAAAACTCGCATTTGTCATTCTTCCACGAATGCTCGGTGCGCTCGAACCAGATATTGCCATCGTCTTTGGTAAATGCCGTGGCGACGGAATGCCCCCCGGTCGCGTGCTTGGAGCAATAGAGGCTGCGGCGCGCGAGCAGGCTGGTCAGCCGGGTGATGCCGATACCGAAGACCTGCTGCGTCAGGATATGGTCAACGCGGGTCTGCAAATCCGGGATTTCCGTTTCAAGGCCAGCGATCAGCCGCTTGGCGATCTCCCGCAGAAAGACACCGGATTTCGTGAATGGGTCCAGAAACCTGACCGAACTGTCCGCCCAGATGCTCGCGCCACCATTGTCCGCCGCCCATGCCTCTGCCAGCGTATCCAGCATCCGGTTGGCGAACTCCGGCGGCGTGAACACCTCGTCGTTTGACAGGTTGGCTATGCAGGTCAGC
Coding sequences:
- a CDS encoding Eco57I restriction-modification methylase domain-containing protein, which gives rise to MIEQASFALRGRNPDVLTCIANLSNDEVFTPPEFANRMLDTLAEAWAADNGGASIWADSSVRFLDPFTKSGVFLREIAKRLIAGLETEIPDLQTRVDHILTQQVFGIGITRLTSLLARRSLYCSKHATGGHSVATAFTKDDGNIWFERTEHSWKNDKCEFCGAPRAIFDRGPELENHAYAFIHTNDIKARLGELFGADMQFDVIIGNPPYQLKGGGGGSNDSSIYQLFAEQAMDLEPRFLVMVIPSRWLAGGRDMGAFRQRMFTDGHVRELVDYTKMSTAFPGVDFEGGVGYFLWNRENSGPCRYTLFQGDEQLPTVERKLDEHDIFVRDTRALAILNKVLSKDESTLETIVSGDTPFGLATNFADYSMSETGGALSIYLTVKGRRTQGWVDDDLIRKNRQLIAGWKVLLPEAYGERGAIPAMVLGPPIVAVPNSVCTQTYLVAGPFESEFEAQNFKSYYCTRLFRFLVSLRKITQHALRSTYSWVPLQAWDRAWTDEMLYEKYGIDQDEIAYIESMIRPMAAADE